TAACGGCATATCCATACAAGCCGTCATTCAGGACGTGCTGAAAGTCCTGTTCAAAAAGAAGACGACGCTTTATGGATCGGGGCGCACCGACGCCGATGTGCACGCCGAGATTCAGGTGGCGCATTTCAACGCCGAAACGCGCATGACCTGCTTTCAACTGATGAAGGGATTGAACAGTTTGTTGCCGCGCGATATCGTTGTGCGCGCCGTTGAAGACGTCACGACGGATTTTCACGCGCAATTTTCCGCCATTGGAAAATTGTACCGATACACGATTCTGAACCGTCAGTTCCCGACGGCGCTCAATCAACCTTTTTGCTGGTACATCCATCACGATCTGGATGTTGAAGCGATGCGCAAGGCCGCGCGTTTGCTGGAAGGCGAGAAGGATTTCACCTCGTTTCGCGGAGCCAATTGCAGCGCCCGCCATGCGGTCCGGCGCATAGACCGTATCGTGATCAACCGGGAGGGCGATTACATCCAGAGCTATTTTATCGGTTCCGGTTTTTTGAAGCACATGGTCCGTATTCTGATGGGCACGCTGGTCGACGTGGGAAGAGGGCTGAGGACGCCTGAATCGATCGAAGAGATTTTGCAGGCTAAAAACCGGCGCAAGGCGGGACCCACTGCTCCGGCGATGGGTTTGTGTCTGGTTCAGCCTTTTTACGATCAAGAGGAAATGTGCAAGCGTATTGAAGAATTTCAAGATTGAATGCCTGTCGATGTGTTGGATGCATGCCTTTAGGCTTGCGCCGCGCGGGGCCATTAGGTAAAGTGGAAGTTTTCAAACGAATGCGTAATGCATGCCCGCCGGGCAGTTAAAGTTCAATCCATTGAGGTCGAGTCTTAAATGAAAAACGATTATAAAATTACAATTTTGCCCGGTGACGGCATTGGGCCCGAAGTGGTGGGCGAGGCTAAAAAGATTTTGCAGGTTCTGGAGTCCAGGCTTGGGCTTCAATTGACGCTGAAAGAAGTTCCCGTGGGCGGCGCTGGATACGAGGCCTCCGGTCACCCTTTGCCAGATGAAACGCTTGCCGCCGCAAAAGATGCGGACGCCGTTTTACTTGGAGCGGTTGGCGGCCCGAAATGGGAGAGCATTGATTTTTCGCTGAGGCCGGAGCGGGCTTTGCTGGGCTTGCGCAAGGAGCTGAACCTGTTCGCTAATTTGCGCCCGGCGCGCACCTTCAAGGCGCTGGTCGATGCCTCGACCCTGAAACGCGAAGTGGTCGAAGGGCTGGACCTGATGGTGGTGCGGGAGTTGACCGGCGGCATTTATTTCGGCGAACCGCGCGGCGTCGAAACCTTGCCCGATGGCAGTCGCAAAGGATTCAACACGCTGGTTTATACCGAAGCGGAAATCGACCGGATCGTGCGTATCGCTTTTCAGACGGCGCAGAAACGCAACGGCAAGGTCATGTCGGTGGACAAGGCCAATGTGCTGGAAGCGACGGGACTGTGGCGCGAAGTGGCGCAAACGGTTCACAAGGATTTCCCAGACGTTTCGCTCGATCATATGTATGTGGACAACTGCGCCATGCAACTGGTCCGCGCGCCAAAACAATTTGACGTGATCGTGACAACGAATATGTTCGGCGATATCCTGAGCGATGAAGCGTCCATGCTCACCGGTTCGATCGGCATGTTGCCCTCGGCGAGTCTGGGCGGTAAAACCGGAATGTACGAGCCGATTCATGGAAGCGCGCCGGACATTGCCGGCAAGGGCTGGGCGAATCCGTTGGCGACAATCTTATCCGTCGGCATGATGTTCAAACATTCCTTCGACCGCGAAGAACCTAATTTGCAGATCGAGCAGGCGGTAGAAACCGTATTGTCGCAGGGCTACCGAACTAAAGATATTATGTCGAAAGGCATGAAAGAAGTGGGAACCGAAGAGATGGGCGATTGCGTGGCCAGCGAATTGGAGAAACTGTTGTCATGAAGGATAAAAAAGCGGTCAATGTTGCGGTCGCTGGAGCCACCGGCGCCGTAGGGCGACGCATCATATCCATTCTGGAAGAACGAAATTTTCCCGTGTCGCGCCTCGTATTGCTGGCGTCGGCGCGCTCGGCAGGTCAGAAACTCCCTTTCCGCGGTCAGGACGTGGAAGTCATGGAATTGACCCATGATTCGTTCGAGGGCATGGACGTTGCGCTGTTTTCCGCTGGCGCGTCGGTGAGCAAAGAGTTTGCCCCGTCTGCGGTGAAGGCGGGTTGCGTGGTGATCGACAATAGCAGCGCTTACCGAATGGATAAAGAGATTCCGCTGGTGGTGCCGGAGGTCAATCCGGGAGACATCAAGTCCGGGCCGGGCATCATCGCCAATCCCAATTGTTCGACCATTCAGATGGTGGTGGCCTTGAAGCCGATCCACGACGCTTTCAAAATTCGTCGCATTGTCGTTTCAACCTATCAGGCAGTGTCCGGTTCAGGACAGAAAGCCATTGACGAGCTGAACAGTCAGAGTCGTCAGAAGCTGGCGGGAGAGACGGCGCAGATCAAGGTGTATCCGCATCAGATCGCATTCAATTGTCTGCCACATATCGACGTGTTTCTGGAAAATGGCTACACGAAGGAAGAGATGAAGATGGTGAACGAAACGCGCAAGATTCTTGGCGACGATTCCATCGCGGTGAGCCCGACCACGGTGCGCGTATCGACCTTTCATTGTCACTCGGAATCGATCAATATCGAAAGCGAGAAGCCCATGAAAGCCGCCGACGTGAAGCGTATTCTTGAAAATGCCCCGGGCGTGCAGTTGGTGGACGATCCTTCGCAAAACCAGTATCCGCTGGCGATTGACGCTGAAGGCAAGGACCCCGTGTTTGTCGGCAGAATCCGCGACGACCTTTCGAGAGACAACACCGTGAACCTGTGGGTGGTTGCGGATAACTTGAGAAAGGGCGCGGCGCTGAACGCTGTGCAGATCGCCGAAGTCCTGATCCGATGATTGCAAATTGAAGAGAATGTCGTTTGACTCAAGAGCTATTTTATTAATAAAATCATACAGTTCTTGACAGATCAGCGCTTCTAAGTTTATATAAACCTGATATATAATGGTTTTTTTCGCGTTTGGGCTTAAGCGAGCCAAAAAAAATTGTGAGGACCTGTTATGGCCGAAGAATCTTTTTCAAGACCTCCTGACGATTCCGTTAAAAAAAAGGAATCGACGCCTTCTCAATTTGACGTGAAGCAATTCAGTGAATTGATTGACCGCGCCGCGCTGGAACGTAAAAATCTCCAGATGCTGGCTGAGTATTTCGATAAGAAATCGGATGAGCTGGAACAACGCCAACGATTTTTCGAAAGCATCAACACCCGCCTTCCCGACACTCTAAAAAAGCTCGATAATCTCAATATCCGTATGGAAGAAGTGAAGACCCTCGACGTGCGCGTCCGGGATTTTCAGCGGATTTCCAAAGAGCTGGAGTCCAACTACTCAACCCTGACCCGTGAATTGGAAGAGATGCACCTGCTCACGGAGCATATTGGCAACAAGGTCAAGGGACTGGAGCAACAGCGCAATCTGGTCGAGAAGGCCAATGAAGACGCGGGCCGACTGAATGTCCTGATCTGGGACATGGATTCCAAGGTCAAAAAACTCAAGGAAGAAAACAAAAAGGTCAAGGAAACCGATCGCAACATCAATCGCCTGGAACACATGCTGGAGACCATCTCCGGTCATATGGAAGAGGTCGTTGAATTCAAGGATACGATGAAGTCTACGGCGGGCAAGGTCGTGGAGATGAAAGACGTTCTGATCGAACTCGATTCACGCTACGAACGTATCCGCAAGGAAAAAACCATCATTGAAGGTTACACGAGAGACGCCTCCGAGTTGAAACGATCTCTCGCCACGCTTCAGGAAGATTACGGAAAACTTCTGGGGCAGAGCCACATGATCAAGGAAACCCAGGACACGCTCAACCAACTGGTGCGCGACACCGCTGAATTGAAGATTGAGTCGAAAAATATTTCCGTAAAAAATGAAATGATTCGCGCCATCAGCGGTCGCCTGAGGGATCTGGATTCCATCGCCGTTGAAGTGGAGACGCGCATCTCCAAGATATCCGAAGAAAAAGTCATCATCGACAAGACCGAAGAGAAAATCAATAAACTGAATACCTTTCTCATCGACAATCTGAGCAACAAGATGAAACTGCTCAAGGACGAAATGAAAGTCATCGACGGCGCCAGCGAAAAGATGGGTCGATTCAATATCATGGCGGAGGAAGCGGATCAGAAGTTGTCTCGGCTCGATGAGGAGATTCAGAAGGCCGACACGATTCAGGGCATCCTTGTTAAGATCGAGGAGTTGGGCGAGACCACGCAACAGCAGATGAGCGAGATCATTCGGAAAAATCAACTCGTCAGCCAGGTTGACAAGAAGATCAACGACCTCAGCTCCATGGTCATCAGTCTCGACGTCAAGATGGAAACGCAGATGCAACGAAAAGCCCTCATCGAGAAAATGGAGAAGAAGGTGGACGGTCTGGATTTCTTCATTGAAGAAGCCAATATCAAGATCGCCAACGTGACCAAGAAAATCGACTTCCTAGAAAAAATCGATCAGCGTCTCGAAGATTTGAAGAACATGACCAACACGGTCGAAGAAAAGATTCTCGACATTGCCAAAGAGAAGGCGGCGATCGACGATCAGGAACGCCGCATGAACAGCCTGTCTTCAAAACTCAGCATTCTTGAAATTGAGATGCGTTCCAAGTTCAAAGACCTGCAGGACGCGAACGATGAAATCGTGAAGATTGAAGGCATCCGTCAGGAACTGGGGGAGGTCTCCGTTAATTTTGAAGACAAGGTCGCCTTGCTGGACAAAGACCTGATCAAAGTCCAGCACACCGAGAACAAGATTCAGGATCTGGAGCGCCTGCTCAAAGACCTGCGCGACCGCCAGCAATCTCTGGAAGAAAATGAGGATACGATCCTGCGCGCCGAAAAGAAGGTGGACTTGTTGGGCAATATGTTGTCGCAACTGGAAATCCGAATCAAGAGCGTGAACTCCAGCGAGAACAAGGTCAAGGAAACGCAACGGGCGTTGGCGGAACTGGAAGCGGTGATCAAGCATGCGAATATGGAACGCGACCGAATCGAACGAGAGAAAGAGCACATCGATCAGATCAACGTGAATATAGAAAAACTAACCTCCATCACCGAAGAAGCGGAATCCAAAATCGATCTTCTAAACAGTCGCATTCACATGCTGGACGAAGTGGAGAAGAAACTGGGCGCTCTCAAGTTGATGTCAGAGGACGTGGGCGTGAAAGTGCAGAGTTTGAAGGAAGAGGAGAGCACCATTTCGAGAGCGGTGGAGAGTGTTGCGGAATTGAAGTTTTTGTTGAGCGAAGTTGAGAAAAAGAAACAGGGGCTTCTCTGATTATTCCTTCGCGAATCCAGATATTCACAGCTTTTATTTAAAGGGTGTCGCCATCCCCGTATAGCGGTTGTTCCACGCCCCTTGCCTGAAAAAATTCCTTCCGTTTATTTTAATAGATATAAAAAAATTGATATGACATTTCTAGCCCTTGCATCAACAGGGTATGAGGAGATATGAAGAATGGATACTATGTTGACGGGAGTCATCGGCGGTAGCGGTTTGTACAAGATGAAAGAGTTGAAAATACTCGAAGAGAGGGACGTTGAAACTCCGTTCGGCTCGCCGTCTGATAAAGTGGTTA
This window of the Candidatus Nitrohelix vancouverensis genome carries:
- a CDS encoding aspartate-semialdehyde dehydrogenase, whose amino-acid sequence is MKDKKAVNVAVAGATGAVGRRIISILEERNFPVSRLVLLASARSAGQKLPFRGQDVEVMELTHDSFEGMDVALFSAGASVSKEFAPSAVKAGCVVIDNSSAYRMDKEIPLVVPEVNPGDIKSGPGIIANPNCSTIQMVVALKPIHDAFKIRRIVVSTYQAVSGSGQKAIDELNSQSRQKLAGETAQIKVYPHQIAFNCLPHIDVFLENGYTKEEMKMVNETRKILGDDSIAVSPTTVRVSTFHCHSESINIESEKPMKAADVKRILENAPGVQLVDDPSQNQYPLAIDAEGKDPVFVGRIRDDLSRDNTVNLWVVADNLRKGAALNAVQIAEVLIR
- the truA gene encoding tRNA pseudouridine(38-40) synthase TruA; translated protein: MRRIKLTLEYQGTNYCGWQQQDNGISIQAVIQDVLKVLFKKKTTLYGSGRTDADVHAEIQVAHFNAETRMTCFQLMKGLNSLLPRDIVVRAVEDVTTDFHAQFSAIGKLYRYTILNRQFPTALNQPFCWYIHHDLDVEAMRKAARLLEGEKDFTSFRGANCSARHAVRRIDRIVINREGDYIQSYFIGSGFLKHMVRILMGTLVDVGRGLRTPESIEEILQAKNRRKAGPTAPAMGLCLVQPFYDQEEMCKRIEEFQD
- the leuB gene encoding 3-isopropylmalate dehydrogenase codes for the protein MKNDYKITILPGDGIGPEVVGEAKKILQVLESRLGLQLTLKEVPVGGAGYEASGHPLPDETLAAAKDADAVLLGAVGGPKWESIDFSLRPERALLGLRKELNLFANLRPARTFKALVDASTLKREVVEGLDLMVVRELTGGIYFGEPRGVETLPDGSRKGFNTLVYTEAEIDRIVRIAFQTAQKRNGKVMSVDKANVLEATGLWREVAQTVHKDFPDVSLDHMYVDNCAMQLVRAPKQFDVIVTTNMFGDILSDEASMLTGSIGMLPSASLGGKTGMYEPIHGSAPDIAGKGWANPLATILSVGMMFKHSFDREEPNLQIEQAVETVLSQGYRTKDIMSKGMKEVGTEEMGDCVASELEKLLS